The proteins below are encoded in one region of Apodemus sylvaticus chromosome 13, mApoSyl1.1, whole genome shotgun sequence:
- the Tshz1 gene encoding teashirt homolog 1: MPRRKQQAPRRSAAYVPEEELKAAARAEEHVEDGELSLDIQESQFVCSEEAEIKEAQSYQNSPVSTATNQDAGYGSPFSEGSDQLAHFKSSSSREEKEELQGPDSVSYPQDSLAQIKAVYANLFSESCWSSLALDLKKSSSTTSNNDASQKESSTPTPTPPTSTASTTCTTASTAITSCSTSTSHSSTTSNNSSSGYDWHQAALAKTLQQTSSYGLLPEPSLFSTVQLYRQNNKLYGSVFTGASKFRCKDCSAAYDTLVELTVHMNETGHYRDDNRDKDSEKTKRWSKPRKRSLMEMEGKEDAQKVLKCMYCGHSFESLQDLSVHMIKTKHYQKVPLKEPVPAITKLVPSTKKRALQDLASPCSPEPTGMATEVALSESAKDQKTANPYVTPNNRYGYQNGASYTWQFEARKAQILKCMECGSSHDTLQQLTAHMMVTGHFLKVTTSASKKGKQLVLDPVVEEKIQSIPLPPTTHTRLPASSIKKQPDSPAGSVASEEKKEPEKEKEKEKEKAPPAAGDAERKIKEETEDATEKFEPTALYQYLREEDLDDSPKGGVDILKSLENTVSTAISKAQNGAPSWGGYPSIHAAYQLPGTVKPLQSAVQSVQIQPSYASSVKSLSSTEHNAALLHSPGSLTPPPHKSNVSAMEELVEKVTGKVSIKKEERPPEKERTPPVKAVSPVAKENKDLPKPEEPGGKMQKKGSDLEPGKAKKESAVDAHTPNGTEPLKAKVTNGCSNLGIITDHSPEPSFINPLSALQSIMNTHLGKVSKPVSPSLDPLAMLYKISNSMLDKPAYPATPAKQADAIDRYYYENSDQPIDLTKSKNKPLVSGVADAVSSPLRESALMDISDMVKNLTGRLTPKSSTPSTVSDKSDADGSSFEEALDELSPVHKRKGRQSNWNPQHLLILQAQFASSLRETAEGKYIMSDLGPQERVHISKFTGLSMTTISHWLANVKYQLRRTGGTKFLKNLDTGHPVFFCNDCASQFRTASTYISHLETHLGFSLKDLSKLPLSQIQEQQSVSKALASKTLGPLGSSEEDLGSTFQCKLCNRTFASKHAVKLHLSKTHGKSPEDHLIYVTELEKQ; this comes from the coding sequence CTTATGTTCCCGAAGAAGAGCTGAAAGCGGCCGCGAGAGCTGAGGAGCACGTGGAGGATGGCGAGCTGTCTCTGGACATTCAGGAGAGCCAATTCGTGTGCAGTGAAGAGGCAGAGATCAAAGAAGCCCAGAGCTATCAGAATTCCCCTGTCAGCACTGCCACCAATCAAGACGCTGGCTACGGATCGCCCTTCAGCGAGGGCAGTGATCAGCTGGCCCATTTCAAAAGCTCCTCCtccagagaagagaaggaggagctcCAGGGTCCAGACAGTGTCTCCTACCCCCAGGACAGCCTGGCACAGATCAAAGCCGTGTATGCAAACTTATTCTCAGAGTCCTGCTGGTCTAGCCTAGCATTGGATTTAAAGAAGTCCAGCTCTACCACCAGCAACAATGACGCCAGCCAGAAAGAGAGTTCCACACCTACCCCCACACCGCCTACCAGTACCGCCAGTACCACCTGCACCACGGCTTCCACGGCCATTACTAGctgcagcaccagcaccagccaTAGCAGCACCACCAGTAACAACAGCAGCTCCGGCTATGACTGGCACCAGGCTGCCCTGGCCAAGACGCTGCAGCAGACGTCGTCCTACGGGCTGCTGCCCGAACCCAGCCTGTTCAGCACCGTGCAGCTCTACCGGCAGAATAACAAGTTGTACGGCTCGGTGTTCACAGGGGCCAGCAAGTTCAGGTGCAAAGACTGCAGCGCAGCCTACGACACGTTGGTGGAACTGACGGTGCATATGAATGAGACAGGCCACTACCGAGATGACAACAGAGACAAGGACTCTGAGAAGACCAAGCGGTGGTCCAAGCCCAGGAAGCGCTCCCTAATGGAGatggaggggaaggaggatgcccaGAAGGTGCTGAAGTGCATGTACTGCGGACACTCCTTCGAGTCCCTGCAAGACCTCAGTGTCCACATGATCAAAACAAAGCATTACCAGAAAGTGCCTCTGAAGGAGCCTGTGCCGGCCATCACCAAACTGGTCCCTTCCACCAAGAAGCGAGCGCTCCAGGACCTGGCATCCCCTTGTTCCCCAGAGCCCACGGGTATGGCCACTGAGGTTGCACTGAGTGAGTCGGCCAAGGACCAGAAAACGGCCAACCCGTATGTGACTCCAAACAACCGTTATGGCTACCAGAATGGTGCTAGTTACACGTGGCAGTTTGAGGCCCGCAAAGCCCAGATACTCAAGTGCATGGAATGCGGCAGCTCCCATGACACCTTGCAACAGCTCACAGCCCACATGATGGTCACTGGCCATTTCCTAAAGGTGAcaacctctgcctccaagaaaggaaagcagctgGTGCTGGACCCTGTAGTGGAAGAGAAGATCCAGTCCATCCCCCTGCCCCCGACCACTCACACCCGGCTGCCTGCCTCCAGCATCAAGAAACAACCGGACTCTCCTGCAGGCTcggtagcctcagaagagaagaaggagcccgagaaggagaaggaaaaggagaaggagaaagcccCTCCGGCAGCTGGGGATgcagagagaaaaatcaaagaggAGACTGAAGACGCTACTGAGAAGTTTGAGCCCACTGCCCTCTATCAGTACCTGCGTGAGGAAGACCTAGATGACAGCCCCAAGGGTGGGGTAGATATCTTAAAGTCACTTGAGAACACTGTGTCCACAGCCATCAGTAAAGCCCAGAATGGTGCGCCCTCATGGGGTGGGTACCCCAGCATCCATGCAGCCTACCAGCTGCCAGGCACAGTGAAGCCACTGCAGTCAGCTGTGCAGAGTGTGCAGATACAGCCTTCCTATGCCAGCAGTGTGAAGTCACTGTCCTCCACAGAGCACAACGCCGCCCTCCTGCACTCCCCAGGGAGCCTCACGCCCCCGCCCCATAAGAGCAATGTGTCTGCCATGGAGGAGTTGGTAGAGAAGGTCACGGGCAAGGTCAGCATcaagaaggaggagaggccccCTGAAAAGGAGAGGACCCCCCCTGTCAAAGCCGTCTCCCCTGTGGCGAAGGAGAATAAAGATCTTCCGAAGCCAGAGGAGCCTGGGGGTAAGATGCAGAAGAAGGGCTCAGATTTGGAACCCGGGAAGGCCAAAAAGGAGAGTGCGGTGGATGCTCACACCCCGAATGGTACAGAGCCTCTTAAAGCCAAGGTCACCAATGGCTGCAGCAATCTGGGTATTATCACCGACCACTCGCCGGAGCCCTCTTTCATCAACCCGCTCAGCGCTCTGCAGTCCATCATGAACACCCACCTCGGAAAGGTGTCCAAGCCCGTGAGCCCCTCTCTGGACCCTTTGGCAATGCTCTATAAGATCAGCAACAGCATGTTGGACAAGCCTGCCTACCCCGCAACCCCTGCCAAGCAGGCCGACGCCATCGACCGCTACTACTATGAGAACAGCGACCAGCCCATTGATCTGACCAAGTCCAAGAACAAGCCTCTGGTCTCCGGGGTGGCAGACGCTGTGTCCTCGCCTCTGCGGGAGAGCGCCCTCATGGATATCTCAGACATGGTGAAGAACCTCACGGGTCGTCTGACTCCCAAgtcctccaccccctccaccGTGTCAGACAAGTCAGATGCTGATGGCAGCAGCTTTGAGGAGGCCCTGGACGAGCTGTCACCTGTTCACAAGAGAAAGGGGCGCCAGTCCAACTGGAACCCACAGCACCTGCTCATCCTGCAGGCCCAGTTTGCCTCCAGCCTCCGAGAGACGGCAGAAGGGAAATACATCATGTCGGACCTGGGCCCTCAGGAGCGGGTGCACATCTCCAAGTTCACAGGCCTGTCCATGACCACCATCAGTCACTGGCTGGCCAACGTTAAGTACCAGCTGCGGAGGACAGGGGGAACCAAGTTCCTTAAGAACCTCGACACAGGGCatcctgttttcttttgtaaCGATTGTGCCTCTCAGTTCAGAACTGCCTCCACGTACATCAGTCACCTGGAGACGCACCTGGGCTTCAGCTTGAAGGACCTCTCCAAACTGCCGCTCAGTCAGATTCAGGAGCAGCAGAGCGTCTCCAAAGCCCTCGCCAGCAAGACTCTGGGCCCACTGGGGTCCTCCGAGGAAGACCTGGGCTCCACATTCCAGTGCAAACTCTGCAACCGGACTTTTGCGAGCAAGCACGCAGTGAAACTGCACCTTAGTAAGACCCACGGCAAGTCGCCGGAGGACCACCTGATCTACGTGACGGAGCTGGAGAAGCAATAG